The sequence GCCGAGCAGGTGCCGGGCCAGCCGGACGAAGTTCTGCGCGGCCAGCCGCTGCTGGAAGCCGACCAGGTCGGCGCCGAGCAGGCCGCGCAGGACCTCGGCCCGGAACGGCATCTGCATGAAGAGCTCGATCGGCGGGAACGGGATGTGCAGGAAGAAGCCGATGCGCAGGTCCGGGCGCATCTCGCGGAGCATCGCGGGCACCAGTTGCAGCTGGTAGTCCTGCACCCAGACGGTGGCGCCCTCGGCCGCCACGTCCGCCGCCGCCTCGGCGAACCGCTGGTTGACGACGCGGTAGGAGTCGCGCCAGCGCCGCTTGTAGACCGGGGTCTCCACGGCGTCGTGGTACAGCGGCCAGATCGTCGCGTTCGACTGGCCCTCGTAGTAGCGTTCCAGTTCGTCGGCGCTCAGCGGCACCGGGTAGATGTTTATGCCTTCGAGTTCGAACGGATCGGGGGCGTCACCGGCTCCGCCGGCCCATCCGATCCAGGTGCCGCGGTGCTCGGTGAGCACCGGATGCAGTGCCGTGACCAGGCCACCGGGGCTGGGTCGCCACTGACGCTCCCCGCTGGGCAGGGTCACCTCGTCCACGGGCAGACGGTTGGCGACGACGACGAAGGAACTTCGCTGGGCCACGCTGAGTACACCTCCGGGTGGTTTCTGTTCCCAAGCCGAGCCTACTGTGCGTAGCCAGCTCGGGTCGTACCCACTCTGGTCGTGCGGTTGTGAGCGGAGTGCCATCCTGTGCCGGTGACACCCCTCGATGATCATTCCCAGCAGCGGCGTCCGTTGTTCTTTCCTGTGGTGATCGCCACGGTGCTGCTCACCATTATCGGGATGCTCGGCGGGTATCTGCTCGGCGAGCGACGGAATCGGCACCCCTCGGCGTCGTCGTCCGCATCCGTGCCGGCGTGGGCCGCGCCGCAGCCGGGGGCCTCGTCGGCGCCGCCGCTGCTGCCCACCGACGGCGACTGCCCGCCGCAGACGCAGAAGATGGGTCGGCTCAACGGCGCGTACGGCGCGCTGGGCCGGGTGCTGCGGGTGACCACGAGCCGCCGGACGGTGGTCTGGATCTGCCAGGACGGCCTGGGCAACCTCTACTACCACGCGAACAAGGGCGGCGCGGACGCCGAGTGGGTGGAGTACCGGACCGCGCTGTTCCTCACCGGCGTGCGGCAGGAGCCGGACGGGAGCTTCTCGGCCACCGCCGCGTGGGACGGCACCGCCTTCTCGGTCAACCGCGAGCGCGTGTTGATCACGAAGCCGGGCGGCGAGCCGGAGGAGCAGAAGGTGGTCCCGGACTGACCGCCGGGGTTGGCGTTGGTGGTGCTGGTGGGACCTGGAAAGATTGTCCTTTGATCCCGGCACCGAAAATCCACGATCTCGGAGGTAGGGCACACCGTGGCCCAGTACATCTACGTCCTGGAAAAGGCGCGCAAGGCGCACGGCGACAAGGTCGTGCTCGACAACGTGACGCTGAGCTTCCTGCCAGGCGCCAAGATCGGTGTCGTCGGCCCGAACGGCGCCGGTAAGTCCAGCCTGCTCAAGATCATGGCGGGGCTCGACACGCCGAGCAACGGCGAGGCCCGGCTGATGCCCGGCTACACCGTCGGCATGCTCGCGCAGGAGCCGCCGCTCAACGACGCGAAGACGGTCCTCGGCAACATCGAGGAGGCGGTCGCGGAGACCAAGGCCAAGCTGGAGCGGTTCAACAAGATCGCCGAGCAGATGGCGACCGACTACTCCGACGAGCTGATGGAGGAGATGGGCAAGCTCCAGGAGGAGCTCGACCACGCCGACGCGTGGGACATCGACTCCCAGCTGGAGCTGGCGATGGACGCGCTGCGCTGCCCGCCGCCGGACGCCGACGTCACCCAGCTCTCCGGTGGTGAGCGCCGCCGGGTCGCGCTGTGCAAGCTGCTGCTGGAGGCGCCCGACCTGCTGCTGCTCGACGAGCCCACCAACCACCTGGACGCGGAGAGCGTGCAGTGGCTGGAGCAGCACCTGGCGAAGTACGCGGGCACCGTCCTGGCGATCACCCACGACCGGTACTTCCTGGACAACGTGGCCGGCTGGATCCTCGAGCTCGACCGTGGCCGGGCGATCGGCTACGAGGGCAACTACTCGACCTACCTGGACAAGAAGGCGCAGCGTCTGGCGGTCGAGGGCCGCAAGGACGCCAAGCTCAAGAAGCGCCTCACCGAGGAGCTGGAGTGGGTCCGCTCCAACGCCAAGGCCCGCCAGACCAAGTCCAAGGCGCGCCTGGAGCGCTACGAGGAGATGGCGAGCGAGGCGGACAAGACCCGCAAGCTGGACTTCGAGGAGATCCAGATCCCGCCGGGCCCGCGTCTGGGCAACACCGTCATCGAGGTCAACGACCTGGTCAAGGGCTTCGA is a genomic window of Actinoplanes teichomyceticus ATCC 31121 containing:
- the ettA gene encoding energy-dependent translational throttle protein EttA; this translates as MAQYIYVLEKARKAHGDKVVLDNVTLSFLPGAKIGVVGPNGAGKSSLLKIMAGLDTPSNGEARLMPGYTVGMLAQEPPLNDAKTVLGNIEEAVAETKAKLERFNKIAEQMATDYSDELMEEMGKLQEELDHADAWDIDSQLELAMDALRCPPPDADVTQLSGGERRRVALCKLLLEAPDLLLLDEPTNHLDAESVQWLEQHLAKYAGTVLAITHDRYFLDNVAGWILELDRGRAIGYEGNYSTYLDKKAQRLAVEGRKDAKLKKRLTEELEWVRSNAKARQTKSKARLERYEEMASEADKTRKLDFEEIQIPPGPRLGNTVIEVNDLVKGFDERTLIDHLSFSLPRNGIVGIIGPNGVGKTTLFKTIVGLEQPDSGSVRIGETVKLSYVDQNRAGLDGDKTVWEVVSDGLDHLVVGKVEMPSRAYVAAFGFKGPDQQKPVKVLSGGERNRLNLALTLKIGGNVILLDEPTNDLDVETLSSLENALLEFPGCAVVISHDRMFLDRVATHMLAWEGTEEDPDRWFWFEGNFEAYEKNKVDRLGADAARPHRVTYRKLTRD